The Pandoraea vervacti DNA window CGGGTACAGTTCGCCCGCGTGCTGGCGCAGCTGTGGCCGGACCCTGGCCCCTCAGTCCCGTCAGCACCGTCAGTGCCGCGTTATCTGCTGCTCGACGAACCGACGGCGGCGCTCGATCTGGCGCATCAGCATCACCTGCTGGCGCTCACGCGTGCGTTGGCAAAATCGTGGGGATTCGGGGCGATGGCCATCGTGCATGACATCAACCTCGCGGCACGCCATGCCGACCGGATGGCGTTACTCGCCGACGGCCGCATTCTCGCGACCGGCACGCCGCACGAGGTGATGCGCCCCGATCTCATCGAGACGACGTTGGGGCTTGCCGTGCATGTCATTACGCCGGGGACGCCCGACGCGACGATGGGCTATCCGGCATCGATGGCGACGGCGACGACAGGCGTGCCGTTCGCGTTACCTGCCTGAGCGGCGGTCACGACGCGGGCACGCCATCCTTTGCCAGATTGGCACGGGCACACAGCACCGCAGCCAGATCCCACAGCGCGTAACCCACGCTCTTGAAGAGTACCGGCCCGCTCGAACGATAGCGGTCCGGCGTGATAATCGCGTCCATCAGCGGCGCGGCGCGCGCCCAGTCGATGGCGGCATGCAGCAAATCGCCCGCCTCATGCTTCACTTCCCACGTATCGACCACGAGCGTGCCGCGCACGGCGGCGTCGCGGCACAACTGCGGCGGCAGCTCGCGCATGTCCGGACGAAACGCGCCGACGCCCGCCACGAAGATATCGTCGCGCCAGCGCATCGTGTCGCTGTCCGGCAGCACGGGTTCGCTGCTGGTTGTCGCCGTAATCACGATGCTGACAGTGCTGAGTGCGGGCTCGATGGCGTCGACGACCGTGGCTTCCACGCCGAGCGTCGCCGCATGCTCTGCCAGCGCATGCGCACGCTCCGGACTGCGCGAGAAGATCATGAAGTGACGCGTCCCCATGCCGGCCGCGAAGGCTTCGAGGTGCGCCCTGGCCTGTACGCCCGCACCGACGATCAGCACGGGTCCCTTCGGGCGTGGCGCGAACTTGCGCGCAGCAAAGAGTGTCACGGCAGCGGTCCGGCGACCGGTCACCGTTGGCCCGTCGAGCAACATCAGGCGCTCACCCGTGTGCGGATCGAACACCATCACCTCGCCGATGATCGACGGCTTGCCCGCGCGACAGTTCTCGGGGTGAACGGTGATGTGCTTCGTCATCGCAACGTCGCGATTGACGGCAGGCATGACGAGCAGCACGCCACCACGGCGGCCCCGCTCGGGTTCGGTCAGGGGAAAGTGCAGACGCTCCGGGGCACGCGCGGTGCCCGAGCGCATCTCCATGAGCATGGCCTCGATGCCGTCGGCCAATTGGGGATAAGGCAACAACTGCGCGGTCTGGTGCGCATCCAGCGTGATCATCGATATGTCTCCGCTTCGGGGCGTGCGCCATCGAACGTCGGAGCTTGCACTCATCGTCGTTGCATCGCGTCACGCTTTGCCAAGTCTGATTTCAGTGTAGCGCGCATCGCGGTAACGCGTCTGCCTCAACAAAATTTAATCGTGACAATTCGTATCGTTGCTTCCCCCTCGACGCGGGCGCCTGCAGGCAAGATCGCGCACATACGCTCAGCGACTCGCGTTGCGCATGCGTTTGTCGTCGTTCACGCTCGCACCGCGTACCTCGAAACGCACGCTGTCACGCACCGCGCCGGAGGCATCGACGAGTTCGAGAACGTGACGCCCCGGCCACGGCAGCCATCCCACACGCGCGGTGCCCGAGAGCGGCTTGCCATCGAGCCGCCATGCGGCCCCTTTGGGCCAGGCGGCAGCAACCTGGAACCACATGCGCTGATTGGCCGGCGGAATATCGGGGTCGAGTGCGACGATGGTGCCGTCCGCAGGCCCCGCAATGCGCCAGAGCGGTCCGCCAGGCGCCTTGCTCGCGAGGGCCGACAGCGTGATGGTGCTTTGTGACGTGCCCGGTAAAAACCACTCTTCACGCGCCGGTTCGACGCGCTCGGCATACTGCACTGCGACATGCTCCAGCCCGGGTGGCGGCGTCGGCGGCGCGCTCGCCGTGCGTCGATGCAGGTAGTCCATCAAGCGATGCCAGATCGGCGCCGCCCCGGAGACACCGGAGACGTCCCACATCGGCGCGCCGTCTGCATTGCCGACCCACACGCCCACCGTGTAGCGGCGCGAGTAGCCCACTGCCCAGTTGTCGCGCATATCCTTGCTCGTGCCCGTCTTCACCGCTGTCCAGTACCGGGTGGAAAGCGGGCTGTCCAGGCCAAACGTGCGCGTGCGCGCCTGGCGGTCGGCGATCATGTCCGAGACGATGAAACTCACCTGCGGTGAAAAAACGACGGTGTCCGCAACATGCCGAGTCCTGGCTTTCGCGGCACCTTTCCTGTCCGGGCCACGCGTGCGCGAGGTCGACGACGTCGACACGGGGATCCTGTCGTCGCGACCGGGCATACGCTCGTTCGTTGCGCTGACCATGCCGCCGTTCGCCAGCGTCCGATAGGCGTTCGTGAGCGACAACAAAGTAACGTCCGCGCTGCCGAGCGCCAGACTGAACCCGTAGTAATCGCCGCTTTGCGTGAGCGGCAGTCCGAGCGACACGAGCGTCTGCGCAAACCGGCGCGGCGTGACCATCACCAGCGTACGCACGGCAGGCACGTTCAGGGACGAGCCCAGCGCCGTGCGCGCGCTGACCCATCCCTTGAAGTGACGGTCGTAGTTTTGCGGAATGTACAGCCCCCCGCCCGTGGGCAAATCGATGGGCGAGTCGTCCAGCAGCGATGCGGCTGTCAGACGTTCCTCGGCGATGGCCTGCGCGTAGAGAAACGGTTTGAGCGTGGAGCCCGCCTGACGCAGCGACGTGACACCATCGACCTGCGACGCCGACGACAGCACACCCGACGAGCCGACCCAGGCAAGAATGTCGCCGCTCGCATTGTCGATCACGACAATGGCGCCATCCTGAACGTTGCGAGAGCGCCCCGGTGCGCTCAACTCGCGCAGCGTTTGCTGGAGCGTGTTCACGGCCACACGCTGAAGATTCGCGTCCAGCGTGCTGGTAATCCGCGTGCCTGCCGGGGGACGAGTGTCGCTGAAGACGCGTCGCGCGAAATGCGGCGCCAGATTGACGGCGTCGCGCGTGGCCATCACGCTCGCGGGGCGTGAGAACACGAGTTGTGTGTAGCCTTCCAATCCGCTGCAATCGGCGCCTTGCCCGATATCCTTGAGGATTCCACAGGCACGCTGCGAGACACGCGCCGCAGGTGCATTGGGTGCACGCAGCAGTGCGACGGCCAGCGCCGCCTCACGGGCATCGAGGCCGCTGGGCAGTTTGCCGAAGAGTGTCTGAGAAACGGCCGAAATGCCGACGAGCTCACCGCGAAACGGCACGAGATTGAGATACGCCTCGAGAATCTGATCCTTGCGCCATCGCTGCTCCAGCCACACGGCAGTCGCCGCCTGTCCGATCTTTTGCGTCACTGAACGATTTCGCGCGCTCGGGCGCAGATCGTCGTCGAGCAGTCCCGCCAACTGCATCGTCAGCGTCGAAGCGCCACGCGTGCGTGAATGCCAGAGATTGCCCCACGCGGCGGCGGCCACACCTCGCCAATCGACCCCACTGTGCTCATAAAACCGCTTGTCCTCCGAGACGACGAGCGCCTGACGAAAAGCGGGCGAGACATCGGCGAGCGTGATCCAGTCGCCGCGTTGCGCCTGCATGTCCGCGCGTAACCGCTGCAAGGGTTCGCCGCGGCGATCCAGCAGAATCCAGTCCGACGCACGCCAGTCCTCGCGCACTGCCTCGAAAGACGGTACCGCGCTGGCGGTCGCAGGCGCGCCGAGCATGGCGACCGTGAGCGCGAGGCTCAGCACCGCCTTGCCTGCAAGGCCCCGGCACACGAGACGCACACGGCTCCAGCGACGGCCTTCACGTCCTTCGCGTCCTTCACGCCCTTCACTTCCTTCATGCACTGCGACCATCACACCCTTCTTTGCCATGCGATCAATGCGATGTGTCCTGTGCGAGGCGCGGCGCCATCACCCCCGCGACGAGCAGCAGTTGGGCCAAGGCGTAAAGGATCCAGATGGTGTACTCCTGAGCGGGGACCGAGCCCACGAAACGCGTGGTGCCGATAAGCGCATCCGATACCGTGAACAGCAACGCACCGACAGCGGCCCATTCCCCAGGAAGCCCGGCGAGCAGCGCCGCCGTCGCCATCATGGCCAATACGATCACATAGCAGGCGACCGGTGCCTTGAGCGCGCCCATTCCCGGCCAGTACATCGCGTACGACAACGCCGCCGCGATCCACACCACCCCAATCGCGATACGGTGCCACGTCGGCACGGCGCCCCACCGACGACGCACGCGCCAGAACAGTACGAAATACGCGAGGTGCGCCACCAAAAAGGCGCCCAACCCCATGACGAAACCCTGCGCCAATGTCGGAACAGCGAGCAGGACATCCCCTGCGCCCGAAAAGATCAGCGCCGCGCAAAGCCAGACGCGCTCGCCGGGCACGCGGTGATACATCGCCGCGAACAGCAACAACGCACACAGGAAAAGCTTCGCGATGGCCTGATCGGCATATGGCGTACTACGCAGCGACAAGGCGTAGGCAGCGCCTGCGATTGCGGCGAGCCACCAGAAGCGGCGCGCCTCGCGCGGCAGCGCCGCCGCCGGAGCAAAGAAGTTCGACGTCATTTCATTGCGTCTCCTGTTGCATCTCCCGTTGTCCCGTCCAGTGCGCATTCCCTTCCATCGGCGTGCTTCATGGCTTTGCCGGAACCACCTGCACCGGCGCGTTAGGCGACTCGCCATACATCGCGGGCTCGTACATCGCTTCCACGCGCGTTGGCGGGGTCACGAATTTGCCCACGTTGTTCAGGCGTACGGTGTACTCGATCCGATGCTGCCCCTTCGGCAGATAATCGTAGTAAGCACGGTAAGCGTCCTGCGCACGTTCCTCGAATGCCGGCATTGCACCTTCGCTCTTCTGGCCCTGTGTCGCAATGGCCGAGTCGCGCCCGAGACCACCGCCCAGCACGGTCGCACCGCCGGGCAGAGGATCGCTCACCACCACCCAACGCATGTCCGCCTGTGCATCGATATCGAGCCGTACCCGCAGCACGGCGCCTCGCACGAAGCTGTCACCCGACCGATCGGCGGCATCCTGCACCTGGACACTGCGCGTCACGCGATAGCCTGCCGCGAAAGGCGCCTTGAGCGGCACCGCCGCCAGACTCTGGATCGTCGCCCAAGGCTTGCCCACCCCCGTCTGCTCCAGACGCAGCACATCTCGCCCGTTGTCTGCGCCTGCCTTGGCGTTGGCAAGCCACGGCAACGAGATCGCGGGGGGCATCGTGCCTGCCTTCAGCTTGTCCCAATCGACGCTCTGCACGCCGCCGCTCGTCTGATTGTCGCTCTGCCACTGAACCGAGGTGTGGCCCGTCGGCATATCGCGCTCGAAGCGAGCCGAGAACCGATCCACTGCCAGACCGCCCCACACGTTGGCCGTCGTCGTCGACCACGCACCGCGCGATTGCAACCCCAGCAGGCCGATGACGAGTCGCGGCATTTCGTCCTTCCATGCCGGGTTCGCGTTCATCAGCAACGCCAGTCGCGCCGCATTGGTTTCCGGTCCGACCATGAGCCACCAGAGACCGTCGCTGCCTTGCGTCGAGAAACCCACACGCGTGCCCTGATACGACAGGCGCGCCCGAAGGATCTGCTCGGCCTGCGCCAGCCGCTCGGCACGCTGCGGCGCGTCGGGCAACCGTTGCAGGATCGCGTACCAGTCGATCACGGCCGACGTCGGCCAGTCGTTCGGCGCAATGGTGAGCGAGCCGAGCATGCGCGCGTTCGCCCGGCCATAGCGCGACAACGCCTCGATGGCACTGAGCTTGCGCAGGGTCAGGTCATCGCGCGGCGCCCAGAAACGGCGGGTGAGACGCCCTTCCACGAACGCCGTCAGACCGTCCGCCATGCGCGCCAGTGCGTCGTCCGGCAAGCCATAGGCCGGGTCGAGCGCCTTGGCTTCGTTGCTCATCGCCAGCAGATAAGCCGTCAGCGTATCGCTGCCCTGGTTGGCGAAGCCTTCCTGCGGCGGGAAGTAGCTCGCGAGACCGTCTTCGTCCAGATACGACGGCAGCGTGCCCATCACGCGTTTCCATTGCGCCACATCCCGCAAGCCGAGTGCCTTCGATGCCTGCTGCTCCAGACACGCGTAGGGATACAACTCGAACCAACGCTTCACGCCCGGCAACCCTTGCGACAGACGCGGCTGCAAATTGACGCGAACGCCGCCACGCAGCTTGCCCGTGCTGTCAGCCACCGCGCCGGCGGGCGGAGCCATTGGCACGGTGAGACTGCCTTCGACTTGCATGAGCACCGACTGTTGCACGCTCGCAGGCAGCGACGGCTGGATGTCCTGCCCCACCTTGATGGCATCGCTGGCCGCAGGAGCGCCACCTGCCGCAGGCGCCTGCGCGCTGACCTCCCACAGCACCCGCTGCGCACGGGTATCCGCCAACCCGGTGGGCGCAGTCACTTCCCACGCCACTTCCCGCGACTCGCCGGCCGGTACGTCGACACGCTGCGGCGCCAATGTCAGTTGGGTCGCGCGCGCACTCAACTGCACCTGCATCGCGTGCTGGGTCGTATTGCGCACGGTGAACTGCGCACGGTAGTTGTCGCCCTCGCGCACCAGCGGCGGCAGCCCGGAAATCAGCTGCAAATCCTGCGTGGTGCGAATGGTCGCCGATCCCGTACCGAACCAGCCGAGCGCCTGTGTGCCCGGCTTGCCGTCGTCCGCCACCGCCACGATGCGGAAGCTCGACAGCGAGTCATTGAGCGGCACATCGACCGTCGCTTCTCCCTTGTCGTCGAGAACCACGCGGGGTTGCCACAGCAGCAGCGTGTCGAACAACTCGCGTGTCGGGCTCTTGCCGCCGCCGCCGCCCGCAGGCACCGCCTTGCGCCCGTAGTGCCGACGGCCGATGATCTCCATCTGCGCGGTCGCCGTCGTCACCGTATAGCTGCGGCGCTGCCACATGGCGTCGAGCAGATGCCAACTGGTGTTCGGCGCGAGCTCCAGCAACGCTTCGTCCACCGCGGCCACGGCCACCTCTGAACCGGCTGCCACGGGCTTGCCGTCCGGCTGCGTGACCTTGATGCGCACCTTGGCGTGTCCCCTCACCGGGTAGGTGGGCGCATCGGGCTTCACCTCTACCGCCAGACGTTGTCCGGCCGTGCCCACGCGCAACTCGGTCAGACCGAAGCGATAGGCCGGCTTGCCCAGATCCACCAGCCCCGTCGGCGCCTGATATTCGCGCCCCTCGTACCAGAACGCCCGGAACCACTCCAGCGGTTGTTTCCAACCCCACTGAAAGAACGAATACCAGGGCACCTCATGAATCCGCCCCCGCACTGCGAGCACTGACACGTAGACGTTCGGTCCCCACGCCGGATCGACTTTCAGGGAGATATTTGGCTCCTTGCCCGAAATCTCCATGGTTTGCGTCTCCATGACGCCTTCGCGCTCGATCGCCACCAACGCCGTCGCCGTGCGGAACGGCATGCGGACTTGCAATTTGGCCGTCTCGCCCGGCTCATAAGCGCGGCGCTCCGGCAGGACATCCATGCGATCGGTGTTGTCCCCGCCGAACCAGACCTCGCCTCGTCCCGTTACCCAGACAGAGGTTGTCGATGTGCTCAGATTGCCCTTGTCATCTTTTGCCTGCGCCACCAGCGTGACTTCGCCCGGTTGCGAAAGCGACACATCGCATGACAATTGGCCACGCTCGTCGGTCTTGCCGCTGCACACCTTGCCGAGATCCTTGACCTCGATGCGATTGTCGTACGCGTAGAAGCCGCCCACCATGCGTTTGCGGCTACTGGTCGTAATGCGTGCCTCGGCGCGCACCTCCATCGCCACACCAGACTTCGGCTTGCCTTTCAGATCGAGCGCCAACGCCTTGACCGGCAGCTTGTTGGTGACCGACACCCAGCTCTCGCTGCGCACGCCGGTAATCAGATTGGCCGGCCAGAGGGTGGCGTTACCGCGCAGCGTCTGAATCTCGCCATTGGGGTCGGCAAAGCTCGCTTCGAGCACCAGATCGCTCGGGCGATCCACCTTCGGCAAATCCTTGAGCGTCAGACTTCCCGCGCCGTTGCGATCGAGCACCAGTCTCTGTTTGTCGGCGACCAGCTTCTGATCGCTGGAACCCGACGTTTCGTCGCTACCCGAATCGTCATCCTCCCCGCCCGCCTGCGCTGACGGCGGACGATACGGCGTAAAACTGAAATCGTCGTAACCGTCGAAGCTCAGATCGCGCACGCGCATCAAGGCGGACACACGCACAGGCAGGTTACCCGCCGGCCCCCCGGCGACGTAATTGACCTGCACGGTGACCGGTGCTTCCGTCTTGTTGATGAGGGGCGATTTTGCCGCGTCACGCACGCCGATCGATCCGGCCAGCACGGGTAGACGGAACGCCTCCACTCGGAAACGCCCGGCGTCGAGCGATTGTGGATACGTCTTCGGTCGCGAATCGTTATCCGCGTAGTTCAGCGTGACGGTGTATTCGCCAAGCTTCGCGCCCGGCGGAATCTGGAATGTGTTTTCGGCAAGCCGACCATTACGCCACGTGACAGGCTGCGTGTAAGTCTGCCCGGAGCCCTCATGCGTGATCGTCAACTGGGACGGCAGGCTGGCGGGCAAGGCGAGCCCCTGCATCGTCTCCTGACGGATGAAGTGCTTCATCGATACCGTCTCACCGACGCGGAACAGCATGCGGTCGAACACCGTCTGCGCGCGAACCGTCGGGGTGTTGCCCCCGTCAGTCGGCACGTGGAAGCGCCACGGTTCGATACCGCGATCCCATTCGGACGACACGAACGCCATGTCAGGATCATTGCCCTGCGTGCGCGCAACCACGAAATACCCGGAGCGTCCCGTCTTCTGGCAATACCGGTAACGTTCAAACGCCTTGTCGAACCTGGCGACGCCCGTCTTGTCGGTCACGGCGGTGGCGACTTCGCTGCCGTCGCAATCCAGCACCCGCACCTTGGCGTTGGCGACAGGCTGCCCCTTGTCGAGCGTGGTCACCCACGCAAGCGCGTTCTCACGCCCCATCTTGAAGTGCACGCCAAGATTCGTGACGAGCACTGTCGTGCGTACGTACATTGGCAGCGACTTGCCCAACAACGCTGCGCCGAGCGATTGCGACGCCAGTTCCACGACATAGAAACCCGGCTTCTGGAAAGGAATCCCAACAACCTCGAACGGTCGCGGATCCTTCTCCTTTGGAACCGGCAGCGTGAGCGCCTGAACGCCCTGCAATCCGGAGAGCAGCGACAGGCTGCGCGTGTCGTACTGCGTGATCTTGTCTTCGACGATAGCCGCTGCGTTGGGTCCGAACGATTCCTTTGCCGCAGGCGCCGTCAGAATCGAAGGCATTTCTTCGGCGATCTGCTTGCGCGTCATTGTCGTTTCGTCGAAGCGCCGCACGCGAGACATCCATGCCATGACCTGTGCGTCGTCGTCCACCCGCAACTGCAGGGTACGACCGGTTGCGGCAGCTTCGCCCGACACACCGAGACCATTGATTTGCAAGGCCGGTTCGACCTTGCGCAATGTGACCGGCAGCATGGGTGGCATGCCCGGTTCCGCGAAGCGCTCCACGATACCGAACGGCGCGGCCGCGAACTTGGCCAACGGCGGCATCGTGGCCGTTCGGGTCTTCAACGGGAATTCACTCGCGTTGTCGAGCGCCCGGCCGCTATCATCCGTGAAGTCTTTCGGCAACGAGAGCGTGAGTTCGGCCTTTTCCGGGAATGGCGCTTCGAACGTGACATCCGCCACGCTGGAGGAACGTTCCGTATCGCTGAACTTCGGAGAGCGCTCGGCGCCGGCGCCTTGCAACCGAATCCTGGCCGCCATGTCACGTGCGACCGGTGAGTTGAACGTCAGGCGCAGCGGCCGCAACGGCGTACATGGCGCGTTGGCATTCTCGCGCTCGCAACTGAAGCTGGCGGTAAATGGCTCCCGCACGTCATATTCGAAACGTCGCGCCTGCTTTGTTGGCACGCCGGACGGCGTGGCGATCCCCGCGCCCCAGACCAGATGCATCTTCGCGCCAGCGGCCAGCGTGCGATTGCATTGCAGCATGACGACGCGCCCCGACTGCTTGTCGAGATTGAAGCGCTTGAGCAGCGCCGTGCGCGCATCGCCTTCGACCCATTTCACGCCGATACGCTCGCCTATGCCTTCCGTTTCGCACCATGCGTTCTGACGCACACTGCCGGGATTGGCCGCACCGTTGAGCGTGAGGATAAATATCTGATTCTCGTCGATCGGACCATACGACGGACGGATGGACGAGACGGCCGGGCCGCCGGTATTGAATGCGTACTTCGTGGCGCCGGAGAGGGCCGTGCCCGAGACGGCCGACAAGCCGCTGCGCATCTCGACGGAACACTTTGCCCCCGGGGGCAAATCGCCCTTGAAATCGTAGACCCAGATCTTGGGTTCGAGCCAATGGCCATCGCCAGTCAATGAGCCGTCGGAACACCGTACGGCAGCCGGCGCCGTAGCGCGAGGATCGCCTGCGGGAACCATCGCTTCGTCGAATTTGACGACCACCTGGCTCACACTGGCGACTTCGCCCTGCGGGCTGACGCTCACCACGCGTGCCGCCTGAGCAGACGACACCGCGAGCATTCCAAGACTCAGCGCCGCCCACGCCAATGGCGCAGCCGGCCAGACGCGTTGCGTTCGGCTATGCATGCCGGACTCCTCCCGGGTTCTGGTGAGGCGATTCTAACCCGCAGTCCTTGGCATCTCGAACCGTTTCCCAACAGAACCGGCACGGAAATCGATATTTAGGAGGGGAGACCGGCCCGGATCGGAAACGTCTTAATCATCTCCTCGGAATTTCTCTCAATCGTCGCTCGGATCGTCGTCCGGGATTTGGCCTATGTCACACTGGCATCTTTCCGTATTCGCTACGTGCGCCCGTCATGCCCGTCGCCTTTCTCCATCCGAAGAAGAACGCACTGGTCTATCTGGTAAAGATTCTCAGCGGCTCGCTGATCGTCTGGTTCGGTCTGCGCGCGGCGGGCTTCCCCGAGCCCTACTGGGCGATGATTTCCCTCATCATCGTGACCGAGCCGGACCCGTTGCAGGCGCGCAGCAATTTCAAGGCGCGGTCGATCAACACGATTACGGGCGCGATCGTGGCATGTATCGTCTTGCTGGTAATGGGGCCGGGACTCGCGGCAATGCTCGTGGGGATCACGATTGCCACGCTGGCCGCGATGCTGGTGCAGAACTATCCGGCGAACTGGCGGCTCGGGCCGGCCACTGTCGTCATTCTGATGTCGGCGGCGCTCAGCGGGCAGGGGCAAGGCCTGCATGAAGAATTGAGCCTCGCCATGCTGCGCGTGATCGAAGTGCTGATTGGTTCCACCGTCGCGCTGATCCAGTCGCTGATCTACGGCCGGTATGTGAAGCCGTTGCTGATGCCTGAGGACTGAGCGCCGCGCTTGGCAAGATGCAGAGGTGGACGAAAACGACTGACGTGGCGTCGAGCGCCGCCTGCGCTCGACGCCCTCGGATGGATCCACGCGCCTGAGCCCGCAAGGGCCCAAGAACTCAGGCGCTCAGCGACTCAACGCGACGCCGGTCGGTTATTCGACAGGTAACTCAACGGCAGCGCATTGCTGCGCTTGAATGCGCTCAGCACGATGTTCGAGCGCACGTTCTCCACGCCCGGCACCTGCATGA harbors:
- a CDS encoding heme ABC transporter ATP-binding protein is translated as MLHGLSLDIRPGELLVLLGRNGAGKSTLLKALAGEPLSPRARMSGAIMLNGAPLAQYSASALARLRAVLPQTAQLSFPFSALEIVTMGRLPFPRAGKRDHDIAALALEQAGALPLMHRDVMTLSGGEWARVQFARVLAQLWPDPGPSVPSAPSVPRYLLLDEPTAALDLAHQHHLLALTRALAKSWGFGAMAIVHDINLAARHADRMALLADGRILATGTPHEVMRPDLIETTLGLAVHVITPGTPDATMGYPASMATATTGVPFALPA
- a CDS encoding delta(1)-pyrroline-2-carboxylate reductase family protein — protein: MITLDAHQTAQLLPYPQLADGIEAMLMEMRSGTARAPERLHFPLTEPERGRRGGVLLVMPAVNRDVAMTKHITVHPENCRAGKPSIIGEVMVFDPHTGERLMLLDGPTVTGRRTAAVTLFAARKFAPRPKGPVLIVGAGVQARAHLEAFAAGMGTRHFMIFSRSPERAHALAEHAATLGVEATVVDAIEPALSTVSIVITATTSSEPVLPDSDTMRWRDDIFVAGVGAFRPDMRELPPQLCRDAAVRGTLVVDTWEVKHEAGDLLHAAIDWARAAPLMDAIITPDRYRSSGPVLFKSVGYALWDLAAVLCARANLAKDGVPAS
- the pbpC gene encoding penicillin-binding protein 1C, whose product is MLGAPATASAVPSFEAVREDWRASDWILLDRRGEPLQRLRADMQAQRGDWITLADVSPAFRQALVVSEDKRFYEHSGVDWRGVAAAAWGNLWHSRTRGASTLTMQLAGLLDDDLRPSARNRSVTQKIGQAATAVWLEQRWRKDQILEAYLNLVPFRGELVGISAVSQTLFGKLPSGLDAREAALAVALLRAPNAPAARVSQRACGILKDIGQGADCSGLEGYTQLVFSRPASVMATRDAVNLAPHFARRVFSDTRPPAGTRITSTLDANLQRVAVNTLQQTLRELSAPGRSRNVQDGAIVVIDNASGDILAWVGSSGVLSSASQVDGVTSLRQAGSTLKPFLYAQAIAEERLTAASLLDDSPIDLPTGGGLYIPQNYDRHFKGWVSARTALGSSLNVPAVRTLVMVTPRRFAQTLVSLGLPLTQSGDYYGFSLALGSADVTLLSLTNAYRTLANGGMVSATNERMPGRDDRIPVSTSSTSRTRGPDRKGAAKARTRHVADTVVFSPQVSFIVSDMIADRQARTRTFGLDSPLSTRYWTAVKTGTSKDMRDNWAVGYSRRYTVGVWVGNADGAPMWDVSGVSGAAPIWHRLMDYLHRRTASAPPTPPPGLEHVAVQYAERVEPAREEWFLPGTSQSTITLSALASKAPGGPLWRIAGPADGTIVALDPDIPPANQRMWFQVAAAWPKGAAWRLDGKPLSGTARVGWLPWPGRHVLELVDASGAVRDSVRFEVRGASVNDDKRMRNASR
- a CDS encoding lysoplasmalogenase codes for the protein MTSNFFAPAAALPREARRFWWLAAIAGAAYALSLRSTPYADQAIAKLFLCALLLFAAMYHRVPGERVWLCAALIFSGAGDVLLAVPTLAQGFVMGLGAFLVAHLAYFVLFWRVRRRWGAVPTWHRIAIGVVWIAAALSYAMYWPGMGALKAPVACYVIVLAMMATAALLAGLPGEWAAVGALLFTVSDALIGTTRFVGSVPAQEYTIWILYALAQLLLVAGVMAPRLAQDTSH
- a CDS encoding MG2 domain-containing protein; this translates as MHSRTQRVWPAAPLAWAALSLGMLAVSSAQAARVVSVSPQGEVASVSQVVVKFDEAMVPAGDPRATAPAAVRCSDGSLTGDGHWLEPKIWVYDFKGDLPPGAKCSVEMRSGLSAVSGTALSGATKYAFNTGGPAVSSIRPSYGPIDENQIFILTLNGAANPGSVRQNAWCETEGIGERIGVKWVEGDARTALLKRFNLDKQSGRVVMLQCNRTLAAGAKMHLVWGAGIATPSGVPTKQARRFEYDVREPFTASFSCERENANAPCTPLRPLRLTFNSPVARDMAARIRLQGAGAERSPKFSDTERSSSVADVTFEAPFPEKAELTLSLPKDFTDDSGRALDNASEFPLKTRTATMPPLAKFAAAPFGIVERFAEPGMPPMLPVTLRKVEPALQINGLGVSGEAAATGRTLQLRVDDDAQVMAWMSRVRRFDETTMTRKQIAEEMPSILTAPAAKESFGPNAAAIVEDKITQYDTRSLSLLSGLQGVQALTLPVPKEKDPRPFEVVGIPFQKPGFYVVELASQSLGAALLGKSLPMYVRTTVLVTNLGVHFKMGRENALAWVTTLDKGQPVANAKVRVLDCDGSEVATAVTDKTGVARFDKAFERYRYCQKTGRSGYFVVARTQGNDPDMAFVSSEWDRGIEPWRFHVPTDGGNTPTVRAQTVFDRMLFRVGETVSMKHFIRQETMQGLALPASLPSQLTITHEGSGQTYTQPVTWRNGRLAENTFQIPPGAKLGEYTVTLNYADNDSRPKTYPQSLDAGRFRVEAFRLPVLAGSIGVRDAAKSPLINKTEAPVTVQVNYVAGGPAGNLPVRVSALMRVRDLSFDGYDDFSFTPYRPPSAQAGGEDDDSGSDETSGSSDQKLVADKQRLVLDRNGAGSLTLKDLPKVDRPSDLVLEASFADPNGEIQTLRGNATLWPANLITGVRSESWVSVTNKLPVKALALDLKGKPKSGVAMEVRAEARITTSSRKRMVGGFYAYDNRIEVKDLGKVCSGKTDERGQLSCDVSLSQPGEVTLVAQAKDDKGNLSTSTTSVWVTGRGEVWFGGDNTDRMDVLPERRAYEPGETAKLQVRMPFRTATALVAIEREGVMETQTMEISGKEPNISLKVDPAWGPNVYVSVLAVRGRIHEVPWYSFFQWGWKQPLEWFRAFWYEGREYQAPTGLVDLGKPAYRFGLTELRVGTAGQRLAVEVKPDAPTYPVRGHAKVRIKVTQPDGKPVAAGSEVAVAAVDEALLELAPNTSWHLLDAMWQRRSYTVTTATAQMEIIGRRHYGRKAVPAGGGGGKSPTRELFDTLLLWQPRVVLDDKGEATVDVPLNDSLSSFRIVAVADDGKPGTQALGWFGTGSATIRTTQDLQLISGLPPLVREGDNYRAQFTVRNTTQHAMQVQLSARATQLTLAPQRVDVPAGESREVAWEVTAPTGLADTRAQRVLWEVSAQAPAAGGAPAASDAIKVGQDIQPSLPASVQQSVLMQVEGSLTVPMAPPAGAVADSTGKLRGGVRVNLQPRLSQGLPGVKRWFELYPYACLEQQASKALGLRDVAQWKRVMGTLPSYLDEDGLASYFPPQEGFANQGSDTLTAYLLAMSNEAKALDPAYGLPDDALARMADGLTAFVEGRLTRRFWAPRDDLTLRKLSAIEALSRYGRANARMLGSLTIAPNDWPTSAVIDWYAILQRLPDAPQRAERLAQAEQILRARLSYQGTRVGFSTQGSDGLWWLMVGPETNAARLALLMNANPAWKDEMPRLVIGLLGLQSRGAWSTTTANVWGGLAVDRFSARFERDMPTGHTSVQWQSDNQTSGGVQSVDWDKLKAGTMPPAISLPWLANAKAGADNGRDVLRLEQTGVGKPWATIQSLAAVPLKAPFAAGYRVTRSVQVQDAADRSGDSFVRGAVLRVRLDIDAQADMRWVVVSDPLPGGATVLGGGLGRDSAIATQGQKSEGAMPAFEERAQDAYRAYYDYLPKGQHRIEYTVRLNNVGKFVTPPTRVEAMYEPAMYGESPNAPVQVVPAKP
- a CDS encoding FUSC family protein, translated to MPVAFLHPKKNALVYLVKILSGSLIVWFGLRAAGFPEPYWAMISLIIVTEPDPLQARSNFKARSINTITGAIVACIVLLVMGPGLAAMLVGITIATLAAMLVQNYPANWRLGPATVVILMSAALSGQGQGLHEELSLAMLRVIEVLIGSTVALIQSLIYGRYVKPLLMPED